One Babylonia areolata isolate BAREFJ2019XMU chromosome 20, ASM4173473v1, whole genome shotgun sequence DNA segment encodes these proteins:
- the LOC143294587 gene encoding myrosinase 1-like translates to MMMFGLVTSCLVFCVIIVASVEGRQGEDLPFRHPRDFMFPDNFTWGVATSAYQTEGAWNEDGRSETIWDRYSHAGRVAGRGTGDVACDSYHLTSVDIGLLKDLGVKHYRFSLSWSRIIPDPTTGEVNAKAISHYGNFLRSLRAAGIEAMVTIFHMDLPQVLEDNGSWGNDSIVTYYTHYARVVFSNFGPYVKYWLTFSEPWVFLYLCYGKAECAPGLREAATLPYLYAHNVLKSHAHAFRLYRQHFQPLYRGMVSINLNSDFMAPKDPNNPSHVQAAERAQQFLIGWFANPIYGSGDYPDVMKEYVRRHSDGNSSRLPKFTDEEIAFIKGTYDYYSMSHYSTILCEPADAEYQATVSPGYDGDMEVRQSFDPTWRKAASYYLYFVPWGLRGSLNWVRTHYNSVPVIIGENGVTDHNGTTRDSFRIDFHRDYIAAMSQAIHEDGCDVRGYTVWSLVDNFEWGHGYTEKFGLHYVNFSDPLRHRVPKDSAAFYKQVIADNGLHNVLPGLVG, encoded by the exons ATGATGATGTTCGGTTTGGTCACCAGTTGTCTTGTGTTTTGCGTCATCATCGTGGCGTCAGTTGAAGGCAGACAGGGGGAAGACTTGCCGTTCCGCCACCCTCGTGATTTTATGTTCCCGGACAATTTTACGTGGGGGGTGGCCACTTCAGCTTACCAGACAGAAGGTGCATGGAACGAAGATG GTCGCAGCGAGACGATCTGGGACCGGTACAGCCACGCGGGGAGGGTGGCGGGGCGTGGCACGGGGGATGTGGCCTGTGACTCCTACCACCTGACCTCTGTGGACATCGGCTTGCTCAAGGACCTCGGG GTGAAGCATTATCGGTTCTCGTTGTCCTGGTCCCGCATCATCCCTGACCCCACCACTGGCGAGGTCAATGCCAAGGCCATCAGCCACTACGGGAATTTCCTGCGCAGTCTGAGAGCCGCTGGCATCGAAGCCATGGTCACAATTTTTCACATGGACCTGCCACAG GTTCTGGAGGACAACGGAAGTTGGGGTAATGACAGCATAGTGACGTACTACACACACTACGCACGGGTGGTCTTCTCCAACTTCGGCCCTTAC GTAAAGTACTGGCTGACGTTCAGCGAGCCCTGGGTGTTCCTGTACCTGTGTTACGGGAAGGCGGAGTGCGCCCCGGGGTTGAGGGAGGCCGCCACCCTGCCCTACCTGTATGCCCACAACGTTCTGAAGAGCCACGCCCATGCCTTCCGTCTTTACCGGCAACACTTTCAGCCCTtatacagag gaatgGTCAGCATCAACCTCAACAGTGACTTCATGGCTCCCAAAGATCCAAATAATCCCTCGCACGTGCAGGCCGCAGAGCGCGCGCAGCAGTTTCTGATTGGCTGGTTTGCCAACCCTATTTATGGAAGCGGTGATTACCCGGATGTGATGAAAGAGTACGTACGACGTCACAGCGACGGCAATTCGTCCAGACTGCCCAAGTTTACTGACGAGGAAATAGCGTTCATCAAAG GAACGTACGACTATTACTCAATGAGTCACTACTCAACCATCCTGTGTGAGCCGGCGGACGCTGAGTACCAAGCCACAGTGTCACCAGGCTATGACGGGGACATGGAGGTCAGGCAGTCTTTCGATCCCACCTGGAGAAA AGCGGCCTCTTACTACCTGTACTTTGTGCCCTGGGGGTTGCGTGGTTCGCTTAACTGGGTTCGAACCCACTACAACAGTGTGCCAGTGATCATCGGAGAGAACGGGGTGACGGACCACAATGGTACCACGAGGGACTCCTTTCGTATTGACTTTCACAGGGACTATATTGCCGCCATGTCGCAAG CTATCCACGAGGACGGGTGTGACGTCAGGGGCTACACGGTTTGGTCCCTGGTGGACAATTTCGAGTGGGGGCACGGCTACACGGAGAAGTTCGGCCTGCACTACGTCAACTTCAGCGACCCTCTGCGCCACCGCGTACCCAAGGACTCTGCCGCCTTCTACAAGCAGGTGATAGCGGACAACGGACTGCACAACGTGCTTCCTGGactggtggggtga